The Kiritimatiellia bacterium genomic sequence GATCCGCAGCCATTGCGGCGATTGGCCGTGGACGGCAAGACGGTCAAGCAGGCGCGAGCGGCGGATGGGCGCGCCTTGCACTTGGTGGCAGCCGTTTCGCCGGATTCAGGACGATTATGCGCCCAACGGCCGGTGGACGAGAAGTCAAACGAGATCACGGCGTTGCGCCCGATGCTTACGCCACTGACGCTGGACGGGGTGGTGGTTACGGCAGACGCCATGCAGGCCCAGCAAAAAGCGGCGCATTTCGTGGTTCAGGAGAAGGGGGGCGACTACCTCTTCACCCTCAAAGGCAATCAGCCGACGGTTCAAGAAAAAGCCTCAGCGCTGCTCAGCAGCGCTTTTCCCCCCTCGGGTTCCGCCGCAGGCGCAGACCGTGGAAAAAGCGCACGGGAGAGTGGAAACGCGTAAACTATGGGCGTTGCCCGTGACAGCCGAAGAAGCGATGTTCAGCGTTGCCGAGCAGGTGATCCGGATCGAGCGGATATTCGATTATGTGCGCAGCGGGCATCATAGCGAGGAAACCGTCTATGCCATCAGCAGTCTCACACCTTCGCCTGATCCCGGCGCGAACGCTGAACTTCTGCTCAAAATCGTCAGAGGCCATTGGAGCATCGAAAGCAACCATCATGTGCGCGATCGCACCTACGACGAGGATCGCTGCCAGGTCCGCGAGCCAAACAGCGCCAGAATTTTGGCCACCTTGCGCTCAATGGCACGCTTCATGGCCAAGCAAAACGCCCATCATCCCCGAAACGCTCATCAAGCCACGACGCCCGGACTGAACCGTTTTTGCGACGCCTACCGTAACAAGACGATTGGTTGGATCATGAAACCGAAGGCTTTCCTTTAGAAACAGACGACACGGAACGTCTTTACTGCTCCCGAA encodes the following:
- a CDS encoding ISAs1 family transposase yields the protein DPQPLRRLAVDGKTVKQARAADGRALHLVAAVSPDSGRLCAQRPVDEKSNEITALRPMLTPLTLDGVVVTADAMQAQQKAAHFVVQEKGGDYLFTLKGNQPTVQEKASALLSSAFPPSGSAAGADRGKSARESGNA